The Spirochaetota bacterium genomic interval CATCAATAGCACCGGAAGACTCCTCGCTTCCGTCTTCGGCTTCGTTGAAAAGACGCATCTGGTGCTCGTCTTCAGGCGAAAGCTTCTCGCTTTTCTTCCCAAACAGCAGTCTCCGGAGCGTATTATATTTTTCTTCCAGATGGGAATATTTCTGATCGAGCGTCTCATGCTTCATCGCAAGTTCGGCAAGCATTTGTTTGAGTAATGCGGGATCATCCGGCAGGTTGTTTTTATCAATCACCATCGAGTGCATGATGCGATGACCCTTTTTTATTAATAGCACTTTTCATGATACCGCTGAAAAAAATAACGATTTGTGGGCGTTGAAAAAATCAATGCCGGCGAGCAGCATCTCAAGCTCTCGAAGCGTCAGTTCGTGGCATTGTTCATCGTTCATCGGCCATGGGAAACGATCCTGCTCAAGCCTCTTGACCCAGAGGCAAAAACCGTTGCGGTCCCAGTACAGGGCTTTCAAACGGCGCCGGTTCTTGTTGCAGAACAGATAAAGATGCCCATCCAGGGGGTCCCGAAGCATC includes:
- the tnpB gene encoding IS66 family insertion sequence element accessory protein TnpB; translation: MKIDWGTVRIFVRPGITDMRKQINSLSVLVQEEMLRDPLDGHLYLFCNKNRRRLKALYWDRNGFCLWVKRLEQDRFPWPMNDEQCHELTLRELEMLLAGIDFFNAHKSLFFSAVS